A portion of the Stigmatella aurantiaca DW4/3-1 genome contains these proteins:
- a CDS encoding crotonase/enoyl-CoA hydratase family protein yields the protein MSLRVEKNGPITTVVLQRPEVRNAVDGPTAHALAEAFHTFDRDSHSQVGVLWGEGGTFCAGADLKAVAEGRMPRLAPDGDGPMGPSRMMLGKPVIAALSGHAVAGGLELALWCDLRVAEEDAVLGVFCRRWGVPLIDGGTVRLPRLIGLSRALDLILTGRPVSAQEALTMGLVNRVVPRGTARQAAEALARELAAFPQACMLADRRSAYEQAGLPLEDALRREFERGFQVLETESVKGAQRFAQGAGRHGRFE from the coding sequence ATGAGCCTCCGCGTCGAGAAAAACGGCCCCATCACCACCGTTGTTCTCCAACGTCCCGAAGTCCGCAATGCCGTGGATGGCCCCACGGCCCACGCGTTGGCGGAGGCCTTTCACACCTTCGACAGGGACTCCCACTCCCAGGTAGGAGTCCTCTGGGGAGAGGGCGGTACCTTCTGCGCGGGCGCGGACCTCAAAGCCGTGGCCGAGGGCCGGATGCCCCGGCTGGCGCCCGATGGGGATGGTCCCATGGGCCCTTCGCGCATGATGCTCGGCAAGCCGGTCATCGCCGCCCTCTCGGGCCACGCGGTCGCCGGAGGCCTGGAGCTGGCGCTCTGGTGCGATCTCCGGGTGGCCGAGGAGGACGCCGTCCTGGGCGTCTTCTGCCGGCGCTGGGGCGTCCCCCTCATTGACGGGGGGACCGTGCGGCTGCCCCGGCTCATTGGCCTGTCGCGCGCGCTGGATCTCATCCTCACGGGCCGCCCCGTGTCAGCGCAGGAAGCGCTGACCATGGGACTCGTCAACCGGGTGGTTCCCCGGGGCACCGCGCGCCAGGCAGCCGAAGCACTGGCGCGCGAACTCGCCGCCTTCCCTCAGGCCTGCATGCTGGCGGACCGGCGCTCGGCCTACGAGCAGGCGGGGCTCCCCTTGGAAGATGCCCTCCGGCGAGAGTTCGAGCGGGGCTTCCAGGTGCTGGAGACCGAGTCCGTGAAGGGTGCTCAGCGCTTCGCCCAGGGCGCGGGCCGCCACGGCCGCTTCGAGTAG
- a CDS encoding pectin acetylesterase-family hydrolase, producing the protein MKRHLLLGLLALVASPGLARGEVLLPAIIDLVVDGGNTYPWQKVQLPGTKCGNGSQYKFFVHKTGSPNVLFLLEGGGACWDYDTCSGRAGVLGAANPNGIADDYMQQITAKYVSPLVNGADPGLPGRSRTDLVTKGWNIVYLPYCTGDVHVGNNAATYVDQTGANPPLTWHHAGYTNTLAAANYAKTQFPSVQKLLVTGYSAGGAATSSAYYFIRRAINPAKGYLLNDSGPIHLAPNITFDSRPLHDTIRQSWNLNSVFSLLPASFSQGDFGTINRMVAREFPNDQLAYTGYLRDYNYSRFSYERFYSPNDKESVLSHWKKDQDRLVAELNLYPNFSYFIPYERPINASHCSTIITFVGSHACQKMEKKRYPWEYLEWPFVQSYKCYSEFVTMDVFLKRFVNENQRVRIYEPPNGYNAEDPGMSVLAPLLNGALGG; encoded by the coding sequence ATGAAGCGCCATCTTCTCCTGGGCCTTCTGGCCCTCGTGGCCTCGCCCGGGCTCGCCCGCGGCGAAGTGCTCTTACCCGCAATCATCGATCTCGTCGTCGACGGAGGAAACACCTACCCCTGGCAGAAGGTGCAATTGCCAGGGACCAAGTGCGGCAATGGCTCTCAGTACAAGTTCTTCGTCCACAAGACGGGCTCCCCGAACGTGCTGTTCCTGCTCGAAGGTGGCGGCGCGTGCTGGGATTACGACACCTGTAGCGGCCGCGCCGGGGTGCTGGGCGCCGCCAATCCGAACGGCATCGCGGATGACTACATGCAGCAAATCACCGCGAAGTACGTCTCGCCGCTCGTCAACGGCGCGGACCCGGGCCTGCCGGGCCGCTCGCGGACCGACCTGGTCACGAAGGGCTGGAACATCGTCTATCTGCCGTACTGCACGGGCGATGTGCACGTGGGCAACAACGCCGCCACCTACGTGGATCAGACGGGGGCGAACCCGCCGCTGACCTGGCACCACGCCGGCTACACCAACACCCTGGCCGCGGCCAACTACGCCAAGACGCAGTTCCCCAGCGTGCAGAAGCTGCTCGTCACCGGCTACAGCGCCGGCGGGGCGGCCACCTCGTCCGCGTACTACTTCATCCGCCGCGCCATCAATCCCGCGAAGGGCTACCTGCTGAACGACTCGGGCCCCATCCACCTGGCGCCGAACATCACCTTCGACTCGCGGCCGCTGCACGACACGATCCGCCAGTCCTGGAACCTCAACTCGGTGTTCTCGCTGCTGCCGGCCTCTTTCAGCCAGGGTGACTTCGGCACCATCAACCGCATGGTGGCCCGGGAGTTCCCCAATGATCAGCTCGCCTACACGGGTTACCTGCGCGACTACAACTACTCGCGCTTCTCCTACGAGCGCTTTTACTCGCCCAACGACAAGGAGTCGGTGCTCAGCCACTGGAAGAAGGATCAGGACCGGCTCGTCGCGGAGCTGAACCTCTACCCCAACTTCAGCTACTTCATCCCCTACGAGCGCCCCATCAACGCCAGCCACTGCAGCACGATCATCACCTTCGTCGGCTCGCATGCCTGCCAGAAGATGGAGAAGAAGCGCTACCCGTGGGAGTACCTCGAGTGGCCGTTCGTGCAGAGCTACAAGTGCTACAGCGAGTTCGTGACGATGGACGTCTTCCTGAAGCGCTTCGTCAACGAGAACCAGCGCGTCCGCATCTATGAGCCGCCCAACGGCTACAACGCCGAGGATCCGGGGATGAGCGTGCTCGCCCCGCTGCTCAACGGCGCCCTGGGCGGTTAG
- a CDS encoding Lrp/AsnC family transcriptional regulator → MDDLDSRIIDLLQRDGRATQLELSRAVGLSQPAVAERIRKLEERGVITGYSAKVDAARLGKDITAFIGVGIEHPKYFEGFAQKVLAMPEVLEAHRVAGQDSYVLKVRTTNTKTLDALLVQTLRLIDGVTRTHSTIVLSSIKEETYVAPPLKGDRL, encoded by the coding sequence ATGGATGACCTTGATTCTCGAATCATTGACCTGCTCCAACGGGATGGCCGGGCCACCCAGCTGGAGCTGTCCCGAGCGGTCGGGCTGTCCCAGCCCGCCGTGGCCGAGCGCATCCGCAAGCTCGAGGAGCGGGGCGTCATCACCGGCTACTCGGCGAAGGTGGATGCCGCACGGCTGGGCAAGGACATCACCGCCTTCATCGGCGTGGGCATCGAGCACCCGAAGTACTTCGAGGGGTTCGCCCAGAAGGTGCTGGCCATGCCGGAGGTGCTCGAAGCCCACCGGGTCGCCGGGCAGGACTCCTACGTCCTCAAGGTGAGGACCACGAACACGAAGACCCTCGATGCGCTGCTCGTCCAGACCCTGAGGCTCATCGACGGAGTGACACGCACCCACAGCACCATCGTTCTCTCATCCATCAAGGAGGAGACGTACGTCGCCCCCCCGCTGAAAGGAGA